In the Gasterosteus aculeatus chromosome X, fGasAcu3.hap1.1, whole genome shotgun sequence genome, one interval contains:
- the LOC144383653 gene encoding uncharacterized protein LOC144383653 codes for MRRLLLLFLIMCLTPSPVPVRISSHRYYRPRARSALYRNLSSLTYPTRSTHVQHLVTGGLWNCQSATRKADFISGFAIQQSLDFLALTETWITPENTSTPAALSSAFSFSHTPRPTGSLGHFLEELDILLSNFPENGPPLILLGDFNIQTEKSSDLLHLLSSFALSLSPSPPTHKAGNHLDYIFTRNCSTTNLSVTPLHVSDHFFISYSLPLSITNKPPSLTNSIPARRNIRSLSPSSLASSVLSALPSTDSFSLLHPNAAAETLLSTLSSSLDSLCPLTTRRTGKSPPAPWLSQPVRAMRATMRASERRWRKYKRPDDLLEFQSLLSSFSASISAAKSSFYQSKIESSFSNPKKLFSIFSNLLEPPTPPPPSPLLPGDFVNYFTKKIADIRSSFSNPPPTSRVPPTSPLSPSLPSFTALSPNQILTLVTSARPTTCPLDPIPSHLLQSIAPDLLPFLTFLINNALSSGCFPNSLKEARVNPLLKKPTLNPSEENNYRPVSLLPFLSKTLERAIFNQLSSYLHCNNLLDPHQSGFKAGHSTETALLAVSEQLHTARAASLSSVLILLDLSAAFDTVNHQILISSLQELGVTGSAISLLSSYLDGRTYRVTWRGSVSEPCPLTTGVPQGSVLGPLLFSLYTNSLGAVIRSHGFSYHSYANDTQLILSFPHSDTQVAARISACLTDISRWMSAHHLKINPDKTELLLFPGKDSLTQDLTVNFGNSVLTPTLTAKNLGVTLDSQLSLTPNITATTRSCRYTLYNIRRIRPLLTQKAAQVLIQALVISRLDYCNPLLAGLPATAIRPLQLIQNAAARLVFNLPKFSHTTPLLRSLHWLPVAARIQFKTLVLTYHAVNGSGPAYIQDMVKPYIPTRTLRSASAKLLVPPSLRAKLSTRSRLFAVHAPKWWNELSEDIRTAESLHIFRRKLKTHLFRLYLD; via the exons atgcggcgccttcttctgctatttttaataatgtgtttgaccccttcacccgtgcctgttcgaatctcttcccacagatactacaggcctcgggctagatctgctctctatcgtaacctctcctctctcacctatcccacccgctccacacatgtccagcacctcgtcacaggaggtctctggaactgccagtcagcgactcgcaaggctgacttcatctccggcttcgcgatccagcagtcactcgacttcctcgctctcaccgagacctggatcacacctgagaacacatccaccccagccgctctctcctccgccttctccttcagccacactcccaggcccactg gctccttaggtcatttcttggaagaactggacattctcctgtctaatttccccgaaaatggacctccgctcatcctcctgggtgacttcaacatccagacagagaagtcatctgacctcttacacctactttcttccttcgctctgtcactcagtccctctcctcctactcacaaagccggcaatcaccttgactacatctttactagaaactgctctaccactaacctctctgtaactccacttcatgtgtctgatcactttttcatctcttactcccttccactctctataactaacaaacctccctcattgactaactctataccggctcgtcgcaatattcgctccctctctccctcctcgctggcatcctctgttctatcagctctcccttcaactgactccttctcactcttgcatccgaacgctgctgcagagactctcctctcaactctttcctcctctctagactctctctgccctcttacgacacgacggactggcaaatcccctccggctccgtggctgtctcaaccggtccgtgccatgagagccaccatgcgagcgtcggaaaggagatggcgtaaatataaacgacctgacgacctgcttgaatttcaatctctcctctcctcgttctctgcttctatctctgctgccaaaagctctttctaccaatccaaaatcgaatcctcattctctaaccccaaaaaactcttctcgatcttctccaatctcctcgaaccccctacccctcctcccccctccccccttcttccgggagactttgtcaactacttcaccaagaaaatagctgacatacgctcctccttctcaaacccacctcctacttctcgcgtcccaccgacctcacctctttcgccctcacttccctctttcaccgccctctctcctaaccaaattcttaccctagtaacctctgcccgtccgaccacctgccctcttgaccccattccatcacatcttctacaatctatcgcacctgaccttcttccgttccttacctttctcatcaacaacgctctgtcatctggctgttttcccaattctctgaaggaggcaagagtcaaccctctcctgaagaaacccaccctcaacccatctgaagaaaacaactacagaccggtctctcttcttccctttttgtccaaaacccttgaacgtgctatctttaatcaactctcctcttatctccactgtaacaacctccttgacccccaccagtcaggtttcaaggcaggccactccacagagactgctctccttgctgtctctgagcaactccacactgctagagccgcctctctctcctctgtcctcatccttctggacctctctgctgcatttgacacggtcaaccaccagatccttatttcctcccttcaggaacttggtgtcacaggctctgctatctcccttctctcgtcctacctcgatggccgcacctaccgggtaacctggcgaggatctgtgtcggaaccttgtcctcttactactggagttcctcagggttccgtgctgggtcccctcctgttttcgctttacaccaactctcttggcgctgtcattcgctcgcatggcttctcttaccatagctatgccaatgacacccaactaattctctccttccctcactcggacacccaggtggcggctcggatctctgcctgtctaactgacatctctcggtggatgtccgcccaccatctgaaaatcaaccccgacaagactgaactacttctctttcccggaaaagattcgcttacccaggacctgacagtcaactttgggaactccgtactaacgcccactttgaccgctaaaaacctcggcgtcacactcgacagccaactctccctgactcccaacatcacagcgacaacgcgatcctgtagatacacgctctacaacatcaggagaatacgtccccttctcactcagaaggcagcgcaggtactgattcaggctcttgtcatctcccgcctggactactgcaaccccctcctggcaggtctccctgccaccgccattcgacctctgcagctcattcagaatgcagcagctcgactggtcttcaaccttccgaaattctcccacactactccactcctccgctctcttcactggctaccggtggccgcccgcatccagttcaaaacattggtgctcacgtaccatgctgtgaatggatcgggtccagcttacatccaggacatggtcaaaccctacatcccaacccgtactctccgctctgcatctgcaaaactactcgtccctccctcactgagagcaaaactctcgactaggtctcgactcttcgctgtccatgcgccgaaatggtggaacgagctctctgaagacatcaggaccg